ATCCATCACAAAATGCTTCAAGAAGTATATGGGTTACTTACTTAGACCAACAATTAGGTGGGGGTAGCTCAAAAGGATGGCTCCCTGTTGATCCATTTGAACTGTCGTATGTCGCATCATTCCTCGCAATATTATCTATGAGATTAAGAGGAAGAAAATGGCTCTCTCCATCAACAGGTAATGGTTGGAAGGGTGTTTTCTGCACCCACATATCATTCCCATTCACACTAGGACCAAGAGGACTGTATGTTCCACCATTCTGCTGATCACCAACACAAACATgctgcagagattgaatgccaGGAAGAACATAATTCTCATTTGGACTTTGTGATATCACAGGGTTGTGCGTCAAAGGATGCATGATATCTTCTTGCTTAAGTTTGTTCGGTCCTACGGGTGAAAACCAGCTAGGATGCCTACCAACCAATCCCAATGCATCATGAGCCAGTGGAGCGCCCCACATTTGCCATGTTCCTTGTGCATTACTTGACTCATCCAAATTTGAAGCATGTGATTCCTGTGATTTTGCAGTACCAGATAATTGGCTTGATGCAGTATATTTTTCCTCAGAAACTCGCAGTCTGGACATGGGAGACTCAATGGGTGAAAGCTTGTTAACGTCTCCAGGGGCAGACACGTTCTTTAAAACATGAGGTACCTCCACCTTATCAGTAGAAACAAACCCAGAACCCAGGTCCAATGGAAGATTATCAAGTGACTCAGATACTGGCCCAAGCAAGGAGATAGGGTCCGGAACATAGCATGGATCTTCAAATAGCTCTGCTTCTTCTAGTGCTGTATTTGGTGCTGGGTCTTTGAGAGGAGGAAACATGGATTCAGATACCAAAGGAGGAACTGGATTGCTCGAAAATGATACGCTCACTGAAGGATAGGTGCTGAGAGGCAATGATCGTCCAAAATTGATTTGGTTATCAACTGAACAATTAGGAAACATTTTTTGATCAGGTGATTTTGCACTTTGAGCTTCTAGTTGGCCATTCTGACTCAGACAGCTAGAGGTATTCACATCAGGATAAGGAGAAACAGCTTCTGAACAAGCAAATAGTTGATGCCAGGATTTCTTTGGGGCAGTACTATGTGGCTGCACGTCTGAACTTACctggagagagaaaagaagcatTGCAAAACAAAAGGATGCATATCATGAACTACGTTAAAATTTCTTATAAGAAAAGCAAATTTATAATAACAAAGAGGAGACATATTGTGCAGGTCATAACTCACAGGCCGATGAATGTTGGTCAAAGAAGTTCCATCTCCATTAGCAGCAGATTTCACTGTTACATGCCCAGCAGAATGAACATCTCTTTTAATTCCAGAACCATGATCAACAAAGCTAATGGCAGCCCTACTTGCTTTGTTAACTGGAGCAGCAATGCTCTGAGCATTTCTCCCAAAAAAAGAGGGACGACCGAAACCTCTAGAAGAAGATAGGAAAGAGCTCGTCATGCGACCAAAGTATCTTGGCTTATTTGTTGTCACCTTGCTTCCATGCCCAGGTTCTTTAGTATGTGATTTGTAGTTCTCTGCTGTAGATTTCAGTGCCTCCTGTTTTTCAATCTCACTCTTTCTGTCAAACTCATGCTTCCTTTCGCTTTCCCTACTCGCCCTTTTCTCAAGGTCTTCACCATCAGAATTGCTTTTGCTAGAACCTTTATctttctccctcctcctctcatGCCTCTTTTTCTCTGCTTCTTTCCTATTGTCTCTTTCACGATCAAGAGTCGAACCCTTTGTCCGCTTTCTCTCAGCTTCCAGCTTCTCGCCACGTaatttcctcctttcctccactAACCTCGCAACCTCCTCCCTCTgtttcctctcttcctcttccagcATTTCCCTTTCCAACCTAGcctgtctcttctcttctgctTTCCTTCTAGCTTTCTCGCCCCTGCTCTCCTGCAAATTTCCTTCATTCTCCCCTCTGATAGATGATGATCCCTTGTGATCTGCATCTGAAGAGCTCTCCTCCCTTGAATAAGGAAACCTGAAAACCTTCCTGCAAAGCCATCTCACGCTAGAGAAAAAACACGTAAGCAACTTGCAGGCAAAAGCCACCACGCCTGAATAAGACTTCTCTGTCAAGCACTGGTCATCACCGCCACCAACCCAATACCGTGGGACAGGGCTGACCCAGCTCCCATTCCCGTCCGCTGACCAATCTTGGCTGCAGATCCAACCATTCTTTCTGACAAGGTCGCCGATGATCCCCGAACTCCCAACAACAGAACCCGGAAGGTCCAGCACGGGCCTTTTAGAGATATGTCCGCAATACGAGCACATGAACCGGCCTCCGCCAGGGTTCTGGTGGCGATATGGGGTGAGGCAGTTCCGGCAGCGGCGTGTGGCCGTCTTCCGGAGCTTCTGCAGCTCGATGGCCCTGGTACGCTGCCGCTCCCGGAGGCGCGCCGACCGGCGGGCCCGCCACACCGACAGCTTCGGCATCAGGATCTCATACCAGAACAGGGTGAGGAGGAGAACCACCACGCAGGCCAGCCGCGGCGAGGTGATCTCGAACCGGAGGCCCGGAGGGAAGAACTGCGACAGCGCCCAGAAGAAGATGAGAAGGAGCACCAACCGCGGCAGCATGGTGGCCACCTGCCGCGACCACCTCTGGACCACACAGAGTATACACATTATCCGAAAACCTTAGCTTCTGAAATCAAAATCGCCGTTTCCAACCAATGCCCCAGAGATTGAAAGCCCGAGACCTCAAAATCCCTCCAATCCACAAACCCTAGGATCAAAAAGATTCACCTCGGACGCTTCCGCGCTAGCCCACTTCTGATCCGGGGCGTATTCCACCTTTATTGAGCGACTCCCAGCAAAGAAAGACAACCAGCCTAGAATCTCCAAATCCCTAAACCACAGGCAAACGAATTGCGTAGAACCTAGCGTTTGGAAGCCCTAATCTTCGAATCTCGGAGCCGTAATCCACTCGGATCCCTGAGAGAGGAAGCGATCGAAAGGGGGGTTGGTTTCCTTCGGCGTTGGATTCTCTACGGAAAGAAGAGCGCGAGGAATCAAATGGAGAGAAGGGATCGGAGACTTACGTATTGGACGTCGTTCATGGCGAAAACCCTAGCTTCTTCGGCGACTTGTCCGCGTCCGTTCCTTGCAGAAGAAGAGAAgcgaaaggaaggaaagaaagaaaaagacaagtattaattctttttttattttttctctttcctcttTCAGATCATCCCtttgtttatatatttattttattgtacTTTAGAGTCAGTTATCCCTCAGGGCTTTCCTATCCTATAATTTTCTCCAGCATATGGATGGAAAAACAAagatttcctttttttataGATAACTCCGTCCTAGTCCCTAGAATGAAactacaaaattaaaaaataaattaatataaaacaAAGAAGGAACAAATACAGAATCAGTCCGCATAATATTACTGTAGTTCTCCACCATATAGAAAATCATCCAATCCGTAGCGCTATTCATCtcacaataaatataaatagtcAAAAATATAGTGCAACTTGTAGCTATTCTCTAGATATCCAACAACAAAGAGGGCCCATCCACCGGCTAAGCCTGGCTCAAAATCCACCTAATAACAGTTGTCAAGTTTCCCTCGAGATAAATATGGTCAGCTCTTACGACAAATCTCGCATAATTAATACCTTTCTATACCGCTTTTAATTTGCGCTAGAAATTGAATGTCATAGATTTGTCTGCCACCAACGATAATAAACACAGAATCAGAGTCTTTGATCACAAACCTTGCACCTCATCTTCCGCCTCCATTAGCCACGTTACTGTCAAAGTTCATTTTAAGAAAATGAAGAAGCTCATTTAGGGTGCAACTAAGACTAAGGAGTCGTCCTAGATGTCTCTAATTGTCATAACTTCTCTAACTGCAAGGTGGATAATCTCATTTGCttgtaaataataatattaaccttgaagaaattctttttcaataagaaaataataatggtAAATGAAAGATATGCCATGCTGGGCAAGCAGTGGTAGAAGGTTCAACACTCTTAGGGTGCATACACCTACTTAGGGTTTCCATTTATGCGGCAATCACTTTTTCCGACCTAGTTAAGTGTTGCATCCATGATGGATTAGGTGACTTATTAGTAATTTTGAGGCAAATGCTAGGAAAACTTGGCTCGAATTATGCAATTAACTACTAGCATTTTAGTGCATCATTTGTGAGCCAtgttaatattttataatattataaccGATATGGAGCATTCATGTACATGCGCGACAATTTACATAAGTAAACCATATGATGATGTAGCAATATCGAACTGGCTATGCATAAGATTGGTTGGTGCAGCTAGGAGCACAGCCAACCAAATGTAAGCCGTTAGCACGTAGGATTGCACCTAAATATCCATTCACTTTTCCTTCGATGGGCCAACAATAACAAGATGCGACATATAAGAGTTTGATAAGGTGTTCGACGAGTTATGCATATGTACACAATCTAATAACATATCTGGTTACAAAGAGATGGCCAAGATGTAGATTCATCTAtaattgtgcttgttccagtatTTGTGGATCGATGGATGTGTTTTGTCTCAAAAAAGTTAAATAGCTTGTAAAAACCATATCTAAGATACATtgctgcatatatatgtatgcatgtatgcatgcatttatgtatgtatatctcACAACTTACATGTTCGATCTTGCACGATGATCTAGCAATCCACAATTAGCTACCCATGGGGTTTGCATCCATGATCCATGTGATTTGCACTTGACACCCATGGACTTAGCACGCTGGTTCGTGCTCGTCCATGGCTATACAAGGCATGTACTTTTTCTAATTAGATCTTCACACGTGAGAGGAACATGATTGACTATGATTAAAGACATAAAAATCAATTAAGACGTGCAATTGTGAAATGGTATTTAGAAACCATAATTTCTTAAGAATAAAACATAAAAGAGTCACAATTAAGATGTCGATTTATGAGAAGAGATTTTCAAAATCTTGATTTCTTCAAAGAATGCAAAAGGAGTTGGTTCGACTACCAATTTTTTAGGATTTGCACATTCAAATTTGGCAATGTTGGTTTCTTAAGTGTATGATCTTATAatgtattttgcttttcttCAGAATCtaggtttctcctattttttttgagagattttGACAACTTGGGGGATCAGTTTTTCCCTTCTAAATCCATTCAATTTTTCTTAAACTTGGAAAATATTGTTAGTGATGTATGTGCAATACAACCTTGGAGTTCTAGCACTAGCTTTAGAGCTATCTAGTGGAAAACTAGACTAtctaaatagaaaaataaaccaAACTTAGAAGCAAAAAAAACAAGTTTAATCTTAAAACCTATGAGGCAAGGAAAACCAAGTAATTAAACCACCTCGGCATAACTGGTAGCTTAACTCCTTGCTACCAACAGAGTTATGTCATTGCTAAGGACTTCACATACTGATACCTTCACTTGATGAGCAAGAACTCCACCAACCGGCCACATCATTAATTTTAAGAATCTTCCATGGCTTGGAAATCTACCATGCAAAGAAAAGTTATTGCAATCATGAACTATATATGTCGAAGAGAATGCAAATTTCATTGAACAATGAAAAACTGGAGTGCATTGTGAGTAATAA
The Phoenix dactylifera cultivar Barhee BC4 chromosome 3, palm_55x_up_171113_PBpolish2nd_filt_p, whole genome shotgun sequence DNA segment above includes these coding regions:
- the LOC103721954 gene encoding uncharacterized protein LOC103721954, which codes for MCILCVVQRWSRQVATMLPRLVLLLIFFWALSQFFPPGLRFEITSPRLACVVVLLLTLFWYEILMPKLSVWRARRSARLRERQRTRAIELQKLRKTATRRCRNCLTPYRHQNPGGGRFMCSYCGHISKRPVLDLPGSVVGSSGIIGDLVRKNGWICSQDWSADGNGSWVSPVPRYWVGGGDDQCLTEKSYSGVVAFACKLLTCFFSSVRWLCRKVFRFPYSREESSSDADHKGSSSIRGENEGNLQESRGEKARRKAEEKRQARLEREMLEEEERKQREEVARLVEERRKLRGEKLEAERKRTKGSTLDRERDNRKEAEKKRHERRREKDKGSSKSNSDGEDLEKRASRESERKHEFDRKSEIEKQEALKSTAENYKSHTKEPGHGSKVTTNKPRYFGRMTSSFLSSSRGFGRPSFFGRNAQSIAAPVNKASRAAISFVDHGSGIKRDVHSAGHVTVKSAANGDGTSLTNIHRPVSSDVQPHSTAPKKSWHQLFACSEAVSPYPDVNTSSCLSQNGQLEAQSAKSPDQKMFPNCSVDNQINFGRSLPLSTYPSVSVSFSSNPVPPLVSESMFPPLKDPAPNTALEEAELFEDPCYVPDPISLLGPVSESLDNLPLDLGSGFVSTDKVEVPHVLKNVSAPGDVNKLSPIESPMSRLRVSEEKYTASSQLSGTAKSQESHASNLDESSNAQGTWQMWGAPLAHDALGLVGRHPSWFSPVGPNKLKQEDIMHPLTHNPVISQSPNENYVLPGIQSLQHVCVGDQQNGGTYSPLGPSVNGNDMWVQKTPFQPLPVDGESHFLPLNLIDNIARNDATYDSSNGSTGSHPFELPPPNCWSKKEWTLNGPREAGNLTPASPHIGGLFSTSPDVQSVWSFNQKETI